One window from the genome of Nocardioides conyzicola encodes:
- a CDS encoding RNA polymerase-binding protein RbpA — MAGGGNAIRGSRVGAGPMGEAERGEAAPRQTVTYFCAREHRSVVAFSTEATVPESWDCPKCGLPASLDSDNPPPAPKIEPYKTHLAYVKERRSDKEAEDILDEALSLLRTRRKSGDIIF, encoded by the coding sequence GTGGCTGGTGGAGGAAACGCGATTCGCGGTAGTCGGGTCGGTGCTGGCCCGATGGGCGAGGCGGAGCGTGGCGAGGCCGCGCCGCGCCAGACCGTCACGTACTTCTGCGCCCGCGAGCACCGCTCCGTCGTGGCGTTCTCGACCGAGGCGACGGTCCCGGAGTCGTGGGACTGCCCGAAGTGTGGTCTGCCCGCGAGCCTGGACTCGGACAACCCGCCCCCGGCGCCCAAGATCGAGCCCTACAAGACGCACCTCGCCTACGTGAAGGAGCGGCGCTCCGACAAGGAGGCCGAGGACATCCTCGACGAGGCCCTCAGCCTGCTGCGCACCCGCCGGAAGTCCGGCGACATCATCTTCTAG
- the secG gene encoding preprotein translocase subunit SecG, protein MELIFTIVLMIASGLMILLVLLHKGRGGGMSDMFGGGVSSSLGGSSVAERNLDRLTVGIGVIWFACIIALGLLKAY, encoded by the coding sequence GTGGAACTGATCTTCACTATCGTGCTCATGATCGCCAGCGGGCTGATGATCCTGCTGGTGCTCCTTCACAAGGGTCGTGGCGGCGGCATGTCGGACATGTTCGGCGGCGGCGTCTCCAGCTCCTTGGGAGGGTCTTCTGTCGCAGAGCGGAACCTCGACCGGCTCACCGTCGGCATCGGCGTCATCTGGTTCGCCTGCATCATCGCTCTCGGATTGCTGAAGGCTTACTGA
- the tpiA gene encoding triose-phosphate isomerase yields the protein MAKNARTPLMAGNWKMNLNHQEALVLVQKLAVTLADKKHDYSKAEVVVLPPFTDLRSVQTLVDGDRLQIRYGAQDVSTHDSGAYTGEISAAMLAKLGCSYVVVGHSERREYHAETDAVVNAKAHKALAAGMVPIVCVGEGLGVRQAGEHVPHCLAQVDGSLEGFTAEQVAGLVVAYEPVWAIGTGEVATPEDAQEVCAAIRARIREVHGDGAADAVRVLYGGSVKAGNVGGIMVQPDVDGCLVGGASLQVDEFGGICRYYDMPVL from the coding sequence ATGGCCAAGAACGCCCGCACCCCGCTGATGGCGGGGAACTGGAAGATGAACCTCAACCACCAGGAGGCTCTCGTCCTGGTGCAGAAGCTCGCGGTGACGCTGGCGGACAAGAAGCACGACTACAGCAAGGCCGAGGTGGTCGTCCTGCCGCCGTTCACCGATCTGCGGTCGGTGCAGACGCTGGTCGACGGCGACCGGCTGCAGATCCGGTACGGCGCGCAGGACGTGTCGACGCACGACTCCGGTGCCTACACGGGCGAGATCTCCGCGGCCATGCTGGCCAAGCTCGGCTGCTCGTACGTCGTGGTCGGCCACAGCGAGCGGCGCGAGTACCACGCTGAGACCGACGCCGTCGTCAACGCCAAGGCGCACAAGGCCCTGGCCGCGGGCATGGTGCCGATCGTGTGCGTGGGCGAGGGTCTTGGCGTCCGGCAGGCCGGTGAGCACGTCCCGCACTGCCTCGCGCAGGTCGACGGCTCGCTCGAGGGGTTCACCGCCGAGCAGGTCGCGGGGCTGGTCGTCGCCTACGAGCCCGTCTGGGCCATCGGCACCGGTGAGGTGGCGACGCCCGAGGACGCCCAGGAGGTCTGCGCGGCCATCCGGGCGCGGATCCGTGAGGTCCACGGGGACGGCGCGGCCGACGCCGTACGCGTGCTCTACGGCGGTTCGGTGAAGGCCGGCAACGTCGGCGGGATCATGGTCCAGCCCGACGTCGACGGCTGCCTGGTCGGCGGCGCGAGCCTGCAGGTCGACGAGTTCGGTGGGATCTGCCGCTATTACGACATGCCGGTCCTGTGA
- a CDS encoding phosphoglycerate kinase, with product MGDYSSLGDIAGKRVLVRSDLNVPLDGTTITDDGRIRASVPTIRELAAAGARVVVTAHLGRPKGAPEDRYSLRPVAARLGELLGQEVAFATDTVGESARATVAALSDGQVAVLENVRFNPGETSKDEAERGAFADQLAGLADAFVSDGFGVVHRKQASVYDVAQRLPHAMGQLVATEIGVLRRLTEDPARPYVVVLGGSKVSDKLGVIDNLLGKADKLLIGGGMVFTFLKAQGHEVGKSLLEDDQLDVCRAYLERAGQTGVEILLPTDIVVDTAFPSGDRTPEPRVVPSGEIPADALGLDIGPDSAAAFAAALADAHTVFWNGPMGVFEVDAFAAGTRAVAEALTKVDGLSVVGGGDSAAAVRTLGFDEAAFGHISTGGGASLEYLEGKTLPGIQVLED from the coding sequence GTGGGCGACTACTCCTCCTTGGGTGACATCGCCGGCAAGCGGGTGCTCGTCAGGTCCGACCTGAACGTCCCGCTCGACGGCACCACGATCACCGACGACGGTCGGATCCGGGCCAGCGTCCCGACGATCCGGGAGCTGGCCGCGGCCGGCGCCCGGGTCGTCGTGACCGCCCACCTCGGTCGCCCCAAGGGCGCACCGGAGGACCGCTACTCGCTCCGTCCGGTCGCCGCCCGCCTCGGTGAGCTGCTCGGCCAGGAGGTCGCGTTCGCGACCGACACGGTGGGGGAGAGCGCGCGGGCCACGGTCGCCGCGCTCTCCGATGGCCAGGTCGCGGTGCTGGAGAACGTCCGGTTCAACCCGGGCGAGACCAGCAAGGACGAGGCCGAGCGCGGCGCCTTCGCGGACCAGCTCGCCGGGCTCGCCGACGCGTTCGTCTCCGACGGCTTCGGCGTCGTGCACCGCAAGCAGGCGTCCGTGTACGACGTGGCGCAGCGGCTGCCGCACGCGATGGGCCAGCTGGTCGCCACGGAGATCGGCGTGCTGCGCCGGCTCACCGAGGACCCGGCGCGCCCGTACGTCGTCGTGCTCGGCGGCTCGAAGGTCTCCGACAAGCTCGGCGTGATCGACAACCTGCTCGGCAAGGCCGACAAGCTGCTCATCGGCGGCGGCATGGTCTTCACCTTCCTCAAGGCCCAGGGCCACGAGGTCGGCAAGAGCCTGCTCGAGGACGACCAGCTCGACGTGTGCCGTGCCTACCTGGAGCGGGCCGGGCAGACCGGCGTCGAGATCCTCCTGCCGACCGACATCGTGGTCGACACCGCGTTCCCCAGCGGGGACCGCACGCCCGAGCCCCGCGTCGTACCGTCCGGCGAGATCCCGGCGGACGCCCTCGGCCTCGACATCGGCCCGGACTCCGCGGCGGCGTTCGCGGCCGCCCTGGCAGACGCGCACACGGTCTTCTGGAACGGCCCGATGGGGGTCTTCGAGGTGGACGCGTTCGCCGCGGGCACCCGGGCCGTCGCCGAGGCGCTGACGAAGGTCGACGGCCTCTCGGTCGTCGGCGGCGGCGACTCCGCGGCCGCCGTACGCACGCTCGGCTTCGACGAGGCCGCGTTCGGACACATCTCCACCGGTGGTGGCGCCAGCCTCGAGTACCTCGAGGGCAAGACGCTCCCCGGCATCCAGGTCCTGGAGGACTGA
- the gap gene encoding type I glyceraldehyde-3-phosphate dehydrogenase produces MTVRVGINGFGRIGRNFFRAVVASGADIQIVAVNDLTDNKTLATLLKYDSTLGRLEGDVSHTDTDITAAGQTFKVFADRDPAALDWAGVGADIVIESTGFFTDATKAKAHIDGGAKKVIISAPAKNEDVTIVMGVNEADYDPAAHTVISNASCTTNCLAPMAKVLNDELGIVKGLMTTIHAYTGDQNLLDGPHSDLRRARAAALNIVPTSTGAAKAIALVLPELKGKLDGYALRVPVPTGSVTDLTFEAGRETTVEEVNAIMKAAADGRILKYNEDPIVSADITTDPASCIFDAPLTKVIGNQVKVVGWYDNEWGYSNRLVDLVNHVGASL; encoded by the coding sequence GTGACTGTTCGAGTAGGTATCAACGGATTCGGCCGGATCGGCCGCAACTTCTTCCGTGCCGTCGTCGCCTCTGGCGCTGACATCCAGATCGTCGCCGTCAACGACCTGACGGACAACAAGACGCTGGCGACGCTGCTCAAGTACGACTCCACCCTGGGTCGGCTCGAGGGCGACGTGTCGCACACCGACACCGACATCACCGCCGCCGGCCAGACCTTCAAGGTCTTCGCGGACCGCGACCCCGCTGCCCTGGACTGGGCCGGCGTCGGCGCGGACATCGTGATCGAGTCGACCGGCTTCTTCACCGACGCGACCAAGGCGAAGGCGCACATCGACGGTGGCGCCAAGAAGGTCATCATCTCGGCCCCCGCCAAGAACGAGGACGTCACGATCGTGATGGGCGTCAACGAGGCCGACTACGACCCGGCCGCGCACACCGTGATCTCCAACGCCTCCTGCACCACCAACTGCCTCGCCCCGATGGCGAAGGTCCTCAACGACGAGCTCGGCATCGTCAAGGGCCTGATGACGACCATCCACGCCTACACCGGCGACCAGAACCTGCTCGACGGCCCGCACAGCGACCTGCGCCGGGCCCGCGCGGCCGCGCTCAACATCGTGCCGACCTCGACCGGCGCCGCCAAGGCGATCGCCCTGGTGCTGCCCGAGCTCAAGGGCAAGCTCGACGGTTACGCGCTGCGCGTCCCGGTCCCGACCGGCTCGGTCACCGACCTCACCTTCGAGGCCGGCCGCGAGACCACGGTCGAGGAGGTCAACGCGATCATGAAGGCGGCCGCCGACGGCCGCATCCTCAAGTACAACGAGGACCCGATCGTCTCGGCCGACATCACCACCGACCCGGCGTCGTGCATCTTCGACGCGCCGCTGACGAAGGTCATCGGCAACCAGGTCAAGGTCGTCGGCTGGTACGACAACGAGTGGGGCTACTCCAACCGCCTCGTCGACCTCGTCAACCACGTCGGCGCCTCGCTCTGA
- the whiA gene encoding DNA-binding protein WhiA, with protein sequence MAMTAQVKAELSSTPVTKTCCRKAEVASMLRFAGGLHIVSGRIVVEAEFDTGAAARRLRTNIAEVYGHQSDVVMVQGNGIRKGSRYIVRVVKDGEALARQTGLLDQRGRPVRGLPPAVVSGGGCDAVAAWRGAFLAHGSLTEPGRSSALEVTCPGPEAALALVGVARRLGIHAKAREVRGVDRVVIRDGDAIGQLLTRLGAHESLMAWEERRMRREVRATANRLANFDDANLRRSARAAVAAGARVDRAMEILGDEVPDHLKLAGQLRLEHKQASLEELGQLHDPVLTKDAIAGRIRRLLAMADKRAEELGIPDTEASLTPEMLADEG encoded by the coding sequence ATGGCGATGACGGCACAGGTGAAAGCAGAGCTGTCGAGCACTCCGGTGACGAAGACCTGTTGCCGCAAGGCGGAAGTGGCCTCGATGCTGCGCTTCGCCGGCGGTCTGCACATCGTCAGCGGGCGCATCGTGGTCGAGGCCGAGTTCGACACCGGCGCCGCGGCCAGGCGGCTGCGCACCAACATCGCCGAGGTCTACGGGCACCAGTCGGACGTCGTCATGGTGCAGGGCAACGGGATCCGCAAGGGCAGCCGCTACATCGTGCGCGTGGTGAAGGACGGCGAGGCGCTCGCCCGCCAGACCGGCCTGCTCGACCAGCGCGGCCGCCCCGTCCGGGGCCTGCCGCCAGCGGTCGTCTCCGGTGGCGGCTGCGACGCCGTCGCCGCCTGGCGCGGCGCCTTCCTCGCCCACGGCTCCCTGACCGAGCCGGGCCGGTCCTCGGCCCTCGAGGTGACCTGCCCCGGACCCGAGGCGGCGCTCGCGCTCGTCGGTGTCGCGCGACGCCTCGGCATCCACGCGAAGGCCCGGGAGGTCCGCGGCGTCGACCGGGTCGTGATTCGCGACGGCGACGCCATCGGCCAGCTGCTCACCCGCCTCGGCGCGCACGAGTCCCTGATGGCCTGGGAGGAGCGCCGGATGCGCCGCGAGGTGCGCGCGACGGCCAACCGTCTCGCCAACTTCGACGACGCCAACCTGCGCCGCTCGGCGCGCGCCGCCGTGGCCGCGGGGGCCCGCGTCGACCGGGCCATGGAGATCCTCGGCGACGAGGTCCCCGACCACCTCAAGCTCGCCGGGCAGCTCCGGCTCGAGCACAAGCAGGCCTCCCTCGAGGAGCTCGGCCAGCTGCACGACCCGGTGCTCACCAAGGACGCGATCGCCGGCCGGATCCGCCGCCTCCTGGCGATGGCCGACAAGCGCGCCGAGGAGCTCGGGATCCCCGACACCGAGGCCTCGCTGACGCCGGAGATGCTCGCGGACGAGGGCTGA
- a CDS encoding uridine diphosphate-N-acetylglucosamine-binding protein YvcK: protein MLPSSERAQSVVAFGGGHGLSASLHALRLLVADLVVDDLTAVVTVADNGGSSGRLRGEFGVLPPGDLRMALAALCGDHPWGDTWARVLQHRFAGQGEMNGHVIGNLLIVGLWEQLGDPVAALDWVGRLLGTTGRVLPMALTPLDITAQVRGTEPADPAALATVRGQVEVATTSGEIVSIALDPPDPVPCPEALAAVDAADWVVLGPGSWFTSVMPHLMVPQIRDALVQTDARLVVVLNLVDEAGETDGFGPADHLAALVEHAPDLRIHTVLADADSVGEGAADLHAAVASYGAVLHLADVALHDGSPHHDPARLAAAYTRIMTGT from the coding sequence GTGCTGCCGTCCAGCGAGCGGGCGCAGTCCGTGGTCGCCTTCGGCGGCGGACACGGGCTGTCGGCGTCCCTGCACGCCCTGCGCCTGCTGGTCGCCGACCTCGTCGTCGACGACCTGACGGCCGTCGTCACGGTCGCGGACAACGGCGGGTCGTCCGGTCGGCTGCGCGGAGAGTTCGGGGTGCTCCCGCCCGGCGACCTGCGGATGGCGCTGGCGGCGCTCTGCGGCGACCACCCGTGGGGCGACACCTGGGCCCGGGTGCTCCAGCACCGGTTCGCCGGTCAGGGGGAGATGAACGGCCACGTCATCGGCAACCTGCTGATCGTCGGCCTCTGGGAGCAGCTCGGCGACCCCGTCGCCGCCCTCGACTGGGTGGGCCGCCTGCTCGGTACGACGGGCCGCGTGCTGCCGATGGCGCTGACCCCGCTCGACATCACGGCGCAGGTGCGCGGCACCGAGCCGGCGGACCCCGCCGCCCTGGCGACGGTGCGCGGCCAGGTCGAGGTCGCGACCACCTCCGGGGAGATCGTGTCGATCGCGCTGGACCCGCCCGACCCCGTGCCGTGCCCAGAGGCGCTGGCCGCGGTGGACGCGGCCGACTGGGTGGTGCTCGGACCGGGCTCGTGGTTCACGTCCGTGATGCCGCACCTGATGGTGCCGCAGATCCGCGACGCGCTGGTGCAGACCGACGCCCGCCTCGTCGTGGTGCTCAACCTCGTCGACGAGGCTGGCGAGACCGACGGCTTCGGGCCGGCCGACCACCTGGCGGCGCTGGTCGAGCACGCTCCGGACCTGCGCATCCACACGGTCCTCGCCGACGCCGACAGCGTCGGCGAGGGTGCTGCCGATCTCCACGCCGCGGTCGCGTCCTACGGCGCCGTCCTGCACCTCGCCGACGTCGCCCTCCACGACGGCAGCCCGCACCACGACCCGGCTCGCCTGGCCGCGGCGTACACCCGGATCATGACCGGCACCTGA
- the rapZ gene encoding RNase adapter RapZ, whose product MSADPQDQHGELVVVTGMTGAGRSTAAKELEDLGYYVVDNMPPSLLRDVVRLVDESRGIQQPVAVVVDVRSGSFFETLQANLALGATGRHATLVFLEATDDVLVRRQEAARRPHPLQGTGRLLDGLQRERDVLAELRSDADLVIDTSALNVHQLTDRIAEAFGTPDTRRLKVTVTSFGFKYGIPVDADFVADMRFLPNPYWIPELRDGTGRDPEVASYVMSQAGAAEFLDGYVPVLERVAEGYRREGKRFMTVAIGCTGGKHRSVAMTEEIARRLSAAGFEARPTHRDLGRE is encoded by the coding sequence ATGTCTGCCGACCCGCAGGACCAGCACGGCGAGCTCGTCGTCGTCACCGGGATGACCGGTGCGGGCCGCAGCACCGCGGCCAAGGAGCTCGAGGACCTCGGCTACTACGTCGTCGACAACATGCCGCCGAGCCTGCTGCGCGACGTGGTGCGCCTCGTCGACGAGAGCCGTGGCATCCAGCAGCCCGTGGCGGTCGTCGTCGACGTCCGCTCCGGCTCGTTCTTCGAGACCCTGCAGGCCAACCTCGCGCTCGGAGCGACCGGGCGGCACGCCACGCTGGTCTTCCTCGAGGCGACCGACGACGTGCTCGTGCGCCGCCAGGAGGCCGCCCGGCGGCCGCACCCGCTCCAGGGGACCGGCCGGCTGCTCGACGGACTGCAGCGCGAGCGGGACGTGCTGGCCGAGCTGCGCAGCGACGCGGACCTGGTCATCGACACCTCCGCGCTCAACGTGCACCAGCTCACCGACCGGATCGCGGAGGCCTTCGGCACGCCCGACACGCGCCGGCTCAAGGTGACCGTGACGAGCTTCGGCTTCAAGTACGGCATCCCGGTCGACGCCGACTTCGTCGCCGACATGCGCTTCCTGCCCAACCCCTACTGGATCCCCGAGCTCCGCGACGGGACCGGCCGGGACCCCGAGGTGGCGTCGTACGTGATGTCCCAGGCGGGCGCCGCGGAGTTCCTCGACGGCTACGTGCCCGTGCTCGAGCGCGTGGCCGAGGGCTACCGGCGGGAGGGGAAGCGCTTCATGACCGTCGCGATCGGCTGCACCGGCGGCAAGCACCGCAGTGTGGCGATGACCGAGGAGATCGCCCGGCGGCTGAGCGCCGCGGGCTTCGAGGCGCGACCGACCCATCGCGACCTCGGCCGGGAGTGA